From one Humulus lupulus chromosome 8, drHumLupu1.1, whole genome shotgun sequence genomic stretch:
- the LOC133797670 gene encoding phospholipid-transporting ATPase 1-like → MDVHRSAVNSSLHIESTFNSSASRTGNAANSIQEASLADRGTRHVRYGSRAADSEIFSSSQREINDAYSRLIYLNDPGKTNERFEFSTNSIRTGKYSILTFLPRNLFEQFHRVAYIYFLVIAVLNQLPQLAVFGRGASILPLAFVLLVTTVKDAYEDYRRHRSDRIENNRLALVLIRNQFEPKKWKDIQVGEIIKIQANETIPCDMVLLSTSDPTGVAYVQTTNLDGESNLKTRYAKQETLSKYPEKEKVGGVIRCEKPERNIYQFQANLEIDGRKLSLGPSNVLLRGCELKNTGWAVGVAVYAGRETKAMLNSSGASCKRSRLESRMNFEIIILSFVLIALCTAVSVCAAVWLKHEKDVLNYLPFYRKKDFSSGKVRDYNYYGWGLEIIFTFLMSVIVFQIMIPISLYISMELVRVGQAYFMIGDTQLYDEASNSRFQCRALNINEDLGQIKYIFSDKTGTLTENKMEFKCASIGGLDYSGGNSFSEREQGYSVQVDGNILRPKMKVSADPELLQLLKSGRNTNKGKQVHDFFLALAACNAIVPLVTDTPDPKVKLIDYQGESPDEQALVYAAATYGFMLVERTSGHIVIDIQGQRQRFNVLGLHEFDSDRKRMSVILGCPDKTVKVFVKGADTTMLSVIDESVNTNIIHATEAHLLAYSSVGLRTLVVGMRELTTSEFEQWHSSFEAASTTLNGRAASLRMVAGNIETNLCILGASGIEDKLQSGVPEAIESLRTAGIKVWVLTGDKQETAISIGYSSKLLTPMMTQLVINCNSKESCRMRLQEATEGTSENALTSAALIVDGTSLVHIFEDTDLKEQLFWLATKCSVVLCCRVAPLQKAGIVDLVKSRTADMTLAIGDGANDVSMIQMADVGVGISGQEGRQAVMASDFAMGQFRFLVPLLLVHGHWNYQRMGYTILYNFYRNAVFVFVLFWYVLFTSFTLTTAITEWSSVLYSVLYTSLPTIVVGILDKDLSRKTLLKYPQLYGAGHRQECYNSKLFWLTMMDTLWQSLVTFFIPLFAYWGSTLDASSIGDLWTIAVVILVNLHLAMDVVRWTWITHAAIWGSIVATWICVTVIDAFPSLVGYWAIFHIARTGLFWLCLLGIVVVALLPRFVVKFIYQYYCPCDVQIAREAEKYGNPRDLGGVQKEMDPILDHQQR, encoded by the exons ATGGACGTTCATAGATCAGCTGTGAATTCTTCTCTACACATTGAATCTACTTTTAACTCTTCTGCTTCGCGAACGGGGAATGCAGCAAATTCTATTCAAGAAGCGAGTCTAGCTGATCGGGGCACGAGGCACGTCAGGTATGGGTCGAGAGCCGCTGATTCAGAAATTTTTAGCAGTTCACAGAGAGAGATCAATGATGCATATTCGAGGTTAATCTATTTAAATGATCCTGGGAAGACCAATGAAAGGTTTGAGTTTTCCACGAATTCGATTAGGACAGGAAAGTATTCAATCCTCACATTTTTACCCAGAAATTTGTTTGAACAGTTTCATAGAGTCGCATACATATACTTCCTTGTGATAGCTGTGCTCAATCAGCTACCCCAGTTGGCCGTTTTTGGCCGGGGAGCTTCTATATTGCCTTTAGCTTTTGTTCTGCTAGTTACTACAGTTAAGGATGCATATGAAGATTATAGGCGGCATCGGTCTGATCGAATTGAGAACAATCGGTTAGCTTTAGTTTTGATTCGTAATCAGTTCGAACCAAAGAAATGGAAGGATATTCAAGTTGGAGAAATCATCAAAATTCAGGCAAACGAAACTATCCCTTGTGATATGGTTCTGCTTTCAACTAGTGATCCAACTGGAGTCGCATACGTACAGACAACCAATTTGGATGGAGAGTCTAATTTGAAGACTCGGTATGCGAAACAAGAAACGCTCTCAAAGTATCCTGAGAAGGAGAAGGTTGGTGGGGTGATTAGATGTGAGAAGCCCGAAAGGAATATATATCAGTTCCAGGCAAATTTGGAAATTGATGGGAGAAAACTTTCTTTAGGACCCTCCAATGTTCTTCTTCGAGGTTGTGAGCTCAAGAATACTGGTTGGGCTGTTGGGGTTGCAGTGTATGCTGGTCGAGAGACAAAAGCTATGCTTAATAGCTCTGGAGCCTCATGTAAGAGGAGCCGGCTTGAGAGCCGTATGAATTTTGAGATCATCATCCTTTCTTTTGTTCTTATTGCTTTGTGTACAGCTGTCTCTGTATGTGCCGCTGTTTGGTTGAAGCACGAAAAGGATGTGTTGAATTACTTACCGTTTTACAGGAAAAAAGATTTTTCATCCGGGAAAGTGAGAGACTATAACTATTATGGATGGGGTTTGGAGATAATTTTCACTTTCCTCATGTCTGTTATTGTGTTCCAGATTATGATCCCCATTTCTCTTTACATTTCCATGGAGCTTGTCCGGGTTGGACAGGCTTATTTTATGATTGGAGATACACAGCTGTATGACGAGGCCTCAAATTCAAGATTTCAATGCAGAGCTTTGAACATAAATGAAGATTTGGGACAAATTAAGTATATATTTTCAGATAAAACGGGTACCCTTACAGAGAACAAGATGGAGTTTAAATGTGCTAGCATTGGGGGGCTAGATTACAGTGGTGGAAATTCTTTTTCAGAAAGGGAGCAGGGTTACTCAGTGCAAG TTGATGGGAATATTTTGAGGCCAAAGATGAAGGTCAGTGCTGACCCGGAGCTTCTTCAACTACTAAAGAGCGGAAGGAATACAAACAAAGGAAAACAAGTCCATGATTTTTTTCTTGCATTGGCAGCTTGCAATGCGATTGTTCCTCTTGTTACAGATACACCTGATCCTAAAGTTAAGCTGATAGACTACCAAGGAGAGTCTCCTGATGAACAAGCATTGGTTTATGCTGCTGCAACCTACGGGTTTATGCTTGTTGAAAGAACCTCAGGCCATATAGTTATTGATATCCAAGGACAAAGGCAAAG GTTCAATGTTTTGGGTTTACATGAGTTTGATAGTGATCGTAAGAGAATGTCGGTCATACTTGGGTGCCCTGACAAGACTGTGAAAGTTTTTGTAAAAGGTGCTGATACAACAATGCTAAGTGTAATTGATGAATCTGTCAACACAAACATTATACATGCAACAGAAGCTCATCTCCTTGCTTACTCTTCAGTGGGTTTAAGAACACTTGTTGTTGGAATGCGAGAACTGACTACTTCAGAATTTGAGCAGTGGCACTCTTCGTTTGAGGCAGCAAGCACAACTTTGAATGGTCGGGCTGCTTCGCTACGCATGGTTGCTGGTAACATAGAAACCAATCTCTGCATATTGGGTGCCTCTGGAATTGAAGATAAACTGCAAAGTGGGGTGCCTGAAGCTATAGAGTCTCTCAGAACAGCTGGGATTAAAGTGTGGGTTTTGACGGGTGACAAGCAAGAAACTGCCATATCAATTGGATACTCTTCAAAGCTCCTCACTCCCATGATGACTCAACTTGTAATTAATTGTAACTCCAAAGAATCTTGTAGAATGCGTTTACAAGAAGCCACAGAAGGAACCTCAGAAAATGCTTTGACTTCAGCGGCCTTGATTGTTGATGGAACTAGCCTTGTTCATATTTTTGAGGACACTGATCTTAAAGAACAG CTCTTTTGGTTGGCAACTAAATGTTCAGTGGTGTTATGTTGCCGAGTAGCTCCACTGCAAAAAGCTGGAATTGTTGATCTTGTAAAGAGTAGGACTGCAGACATGACACTGGCAATTGGAGATG GTGCTAATGATGTGTCAATGATCCAAATGGCTGATGTTGGAGTTGGCATCAGTGGCCAAGAGGGCCGGCAAGCTGTAATGGCATCAGATTTTGCGATGGGGCAATTCAGATTCTTGGTTCCCCTTTTATTGGTCCATGGACATTGGAATTACCAACGAATGGGATACACAATTTTATACAATTTTTACAGGAATGcagtgtttgtttttgttttattttg GTATGTACTTTTTACATCTTTCACTTTGACGACTGCAATCACTGAGTGGAGCAGCGTGTTGTATTCTGTACTCTATACTTCTCTACCAACTATTGTTGTTGGAATTCTTGACAAGGACCTTAGCAGAAAAACACTTCTAAAGTATCCTCAGCTTTATGGAGCTGGTCACAGACAAGAATGCTACAATTCAAAATTGTTTTGGCTAACAATGATGGACACATTGTGGCAAAGTTTAGTAACCTTCTTTATACCTCTTTTTGCATACTGGGGAAGCACCCTTGATGCATCCAGTATAGGAGATCTCTGGACAATTGCAGTGGTTATTTTGGTTAATTTACACTTGGCCATGGATGTTGTTCGGTGGACTTGGATTACTCATGCAGCCATTTGGGGATCTATTGTTGCAACCTGGATCTGTGTTACTGTCATTGATGCTTTTCCTTCACTAGTTGGTTACTG GGCGATCTTTCACATTGCAAGGACCGGATTGTTTTGGTTATGTTTGCTTGGGATTGTTGTGGTCGCTCTTCTTCCTCGCTTTGTTGTAAAATTTATTTACCAATACTACTGTCCATGTGACGTTCAGATTGCCAGGGAAGCTGAGAAGTATGGCAATCCAAGAGATTTAGGAGGTGTACAAAAAGAAATGGATCCAATATTGGATCATCAACAGAGATGA